Proteins encoded together in one Longimicrobiaceae bacterium window:
- a CDS encoding helix-turn-helix transcriptional regulator, which produces MRGTMDETMIEKGSGNVFADLGLPDPEERLAKAMLSRAIHQEIRRRGLTQSAAAEVMDCAQPDVSKVARGDVSGFSVERLFRFLNALGMDVRIAVRRTKEAAGHGHVLVEVG; this is translated from the coding sequence GTGAGAGGCACCATGGACGAGACGATGATCGAGAAGGGCAGCGGCAACGTCTTCGCGGACCTCGGGCTGCCGGACCCGGAGGAGCGGCTCGCGAAGGCGATGCTCTCTCGCGCGATCCACCAGGAGATCCGGCGCCGCGGCCTGACGCAGTCCGCCGCGGCGGAGGTGATGGACTGCGCGCAGCCGGACGTCTCCAAGGTCGCGCGGGGAGACGTGTCCGGCTTTTCGGTCGAGCGGCTGTTTCGGTTCCTGAACGCGCTGGGGATGGACGTGCGGATCGCCGTGCGGCGCACGAAGGAAGCCGCGGGGCACGGGCACGTGCTGGTGGAGGTCGGCTGA
- a CDS encoding type II toxin-antitoxin system RelE/ParE family toxin: MKLKPVEWVGSSKKDLKQFPEQVQDVVGRSILDAQFGDTPPNAKPLSGFGSAGVLEVVEDHDRATYRAVYTVRFRNVIYVLHAFQKKSTHGIATPKHEVELIRERYKAAEMHYKQSYP, encoded by the coding sequence GCAAGAAGGACCTGAAGCAGTTTCCCGAGCAGGTTCAGGACGTGGTGGGCCGTTCGATCCTCGACGCGCAGTTCGGAGACACGCCGCCGAACGCGAAGCCGCTCAGCGGGTTCGGAAGCGCGGGCGTCCTGGAGGTGGTGGAAGACCATGACCGCGCCACGTACCGCGCGGTGTACACGGTGCGGTTCCGGAACGTGATCTACGTGCTGCACGCGTTCCAGAAGAAGTCCACACACGGCATCGCGACGCCGAAGCACGAGGTCGAGCTGATCCGCGAGCGGTACAAGGCCGCCGAGATGCACTACAAGCAGAGCTACCCGTGA